tctcccatctgtctgtcggtctctcttttctcccgtctcggtctctcttttctcccatctgtctgtcggtctctcttttctcctctgtctgtcggtctctcttttATCctatctgtctgtcggtctctcttttctcccatctgtctatcggtctctcttttctcccatctgtctgtcggtctctcttttctcatctctctcttttctcctgtctgtcggtctctcttttctcctatctgtctatcggtctctcttttctcctatctgtctgtcggtctctcttttctcgactctctctctctctactccagtcGATGCTGATGAGATTAAGCGTCTGGGAAAGAGGTTTAAGAAACTGGACCTTGATAACTCTGGGTCCCTTAGCGTGGAGGAGTTCATGTCCCTCCCTGAACTCCAGCAGAACCCGCTGGTCCAGAGGGTCATCGACATCTTCGACACCGATGGAAACGGAGAGGTGGACTTCAAGGGTAAGCCAGAgtagactggtcccagatctggtgtctcctatagcctggtcccagatctggtgtctcctatagcctggtcccagatctggtgtctcctgtagcctggtcccagatctggtgtctcctgtagcctggtcccagatctggtgtctcctgtagcctggtcccagatctggtgtctcctatagcctggtcccagatctggtgTCTCCTGTAGCCTGGTCCcggatctgttgtctccttctatagcctggtcccagatatgttgtctccttctatagcctggtcccagatctgttgtctccttctatagcctggtcccagatctgttgtctcctactatagcctgatcccagatctgttgtctcctactatagcctggtcccagatctgttgtctccttctatagcctggtcccagatatgtTGTTTCCTTCTATAGCCTCGTCCCAGATCTggtgtctccttctatagcctggtcccagatctggtgtctccttctatagcctggtcccagatctggtgtctccttctatagcctggtcccaaatctggtgtctcattctatagcctggtcccaaatctggtgtctcattctatagcctggtcccagatctgtttgtgcttttgcCTATACCATTGTGTATGACAATTTGTACTAGTGAATAAATGCTTGGGACCGACAATGTCTTTGAATTTAAGCTCGTTTGCTGAAATCAAGGCCAATAATATCAGGGCCATCAGTGTTGGTTAACATGTCTATTGTCCTCCTGTCTGAGAATGTCCCAGCACAGTACATGGTGGCCTACACTAGAGGGGTATAATACAAACCAGGATCAATGAGCAGTCCAGAAAATGAATTGTCTGAAATAACTTTGTATTTTTTAGCAAGAAAAGCTTGATATGGGCATTGTCTCATTGACTcaacaaccaaacacacacacatctaagtttAGCTTTCTTAATTAACCAGAATATTATTCATGTCTGTTCACCtcagttagctggctaactcattgatcctgcttCCTGATTGTATATTTAACCAACAACTATCTACACAGGACCTTGTAATCAGCAGGTTTCCATATCACCATGCAGTAAATtcattaatagaccaataacaaagagagttctGAACCTAGttctcagttttcccctccccactcagaacatatccagacagtcctagcaagaATCTTACTTGAGAAATAGCTATTTTTACACAATTTAATGGAAATCATTAGAGTAAGGTACTTAgttgttacccagaaataattttatattgatataacatggctgcattgggcctttaatcaCATTGCATGATTAACAAAAAGGATCTTGATGACCAGGGAGAGAAGTTGGTACTTTGGCCTGGACTGGGTCAGACTTCCagtgtttctctctgtctactctgCCGAACAGAAcctgcagaggaagtagtaacacTTAACACAGGACCGTCAGGACTAGATAGCCTGGATTCCATCCGGATACAGCCCGGATTCCATCCGGATACAGCCCGGATTCCATCCGGATACAGCCCCGATTCCATCCGGATACAGCCCCGATTCCATCCGGATACAGCCCCGATTCCATCCGGATACAGCACAATTGACATTTTTAAAgatcatttccgattgagccgacatgtCCATCGTTTACCGTGAATGCGGTCTCCACGAAAACATTGCCTATAGAAGTTGCATAGAGGAAAAGGGGCGTTCTGATTGGATATAGCCCTAAATATGGATTGTAGTAGTTTCCTACTGATATTTTGATTGAACTTATGAATGCATAAGTAGTGTATTTATATAAAATCATTGCGTACAGTATAAGAAGTTAAATAATGTCTGACTCTAAACCATCTGTCCCCCCCATCAGAATTCATTGAGGGAGTCTCACAATTCAGTGTCAAGGGGGACAAGGAGTCAAAACTTCGGTGTAAGTAGACAAATCTACTCCATCTCCACTACATCCTACACCTATACACCTCTCACCACACAAAGTTAAATGATCTGATCTACAAAGACAAAACCCCATCCCCTGTCCTCCACTTGCCAAAGTAGaaaaggaatgcctgacagcaTCAATGATGAGGCTTTCTCCAAAATACAAAACCAAAAAGGTCTGTGTTCACGATCTCTGACTTACCTACACATCCTTCCACGTTTCTCTCCCCCCGGCCCCCCCCCCTCTAGTTGCCTTCCGGATCTACGACATGGACAAGGATGGCTACATCTCCAACGGAGAGCTCTTCCAGGTGCTGAAGATGATGGTAGGAAACAACCTGAAGGACACCCAGCTGCAGCAGATCGTGGACAAGACCATCATCAACGCAGACAAGGACGGAGACGGCAGGATATCCTTCGAAGAGTTCTGTTTAGTAAGTCTGGGGTTGTGGGTGGCTGGGGTGGTGGGTGGCTAGGGACCTGGTGGTGGGGAACTGGGGTGGGTGGCTGGGGAACTGGGGTGGTGGGTGGCTGGGGAACTGGGGTGGTGGGTGGCTGGGGAACTGGGGTGGTGGGTGGCTGGGGAACTGGGGTCGTGGGTGGCTGGGGAACTGGGGTCGTGGGTGGCTGGGGAACTGGGGCTGGGGAACTGGGGTCGTGGGTGGCTGGGGAACTGGGGTCGTGGGTGGCTGGGGAACTGGGGTCGTGGGTGGCTGGGGAACTGGGGTCGTGGGTGGCTGGGGAACTGGGGTCGTGGGTGGCTGGGGCACTGGGGTCGTGGGTGGCTGGGGAACTGGGGTGGTGGGTGGCTGGGGAACTGGGGTGGTGGGTGGCTGGGGACCTGGGGTGGTGGGTGGCTAGGGAACTGGGGTGGTGGGTGGCTAGGGAACTGGGGTGGTGGGTGGCTAGGGAACTGGGGTGGTGGGTGGCTAGGGAACTGGGGTGGTGGGTGGCTAGGGAACTGGGGTGGTGGGTGGCTGGGgaactggggtggctggggacctggggtggtgggtggctggggtactggggtggctggggaactggggtggtgggtggctggggtggtggggtggctgGGGTGGTGGGTGGCTGGGGAACTGGGGTGGTGGGTGGCAGGGGACCTGGGGTGGTGGGTGGCTGGGGTACTGGGGGGTGGGGCTGGGGTGGTGGGTGACTGGGGTGGTGGGTGGCTGGGGAACTGGGGAACTGGGGTGGGTGGCTGGGGAACTGGGGTCGTGGGTGGCTGGGGAACTGGGGTCGTGGGTGGCTGGGGAACTGGGGTTGTGGGTGGCTGGAAAACTGGGGTGGTGGGTGGCTGGGGACCTGGGGTGGTGGGTGGCTGGGGACCTGGGGTGGTGGGTGGCTGGGGTACTGGGGTGGTGGGTGGCTGGGgtactggggtggctggggaacTGGGGTGGTGGGTGGCTGGGGAACTGGGGTGGTGGGTGGCTGGGGAACTGGGGTGGTGGGTGGCTGGGGTACTGGGGTGGTGGGAACTGGGGTGGTGGGTGGCTGGGGTGGTGGGTGGCTGGGGAACTGGGGTCGGGGTGGCTGGGGAACTGGGGTGGTGGGTGGCTGGGGAACTGGGGTCGTGGGTGGCTGGGGAACTGGGGTCGTGGGTGGCTGGGGAACTGGGGTGGTGGGTGGCTGGGGAACTGGGGTGGTGGGTGGCTGGGGAACTGGGGTGGTGGGTGGCTGGGGAACTGGGGTGGTGGGTGGCTGGGGAACTGgggtggctgggtggctgggGTCGTGGGTGGCTGGGGAACTGGGTGGCTGGGGAACTGGGGTGGTGGGTGGCTGGGGAACTGGGGTCGTGGGTGGCTGGGGAACTGGGGTCGTGGGTGGCTGGGGAACTGGGGTCGTGGGTGGCTGGGGCACTGGGGGTCGTGGGTGGCTGGGGCACTGGGGTCGTGGGTGGCTGGGGAACTGGGGTGGTGGGTGGCTGGGGAACTGGGGTGGTGGGTGGCTGGGGACCTGGGGTGGTGGGTGGCTAGGGAACTGGGGTCGTGGGTGGCTGGGGAACTGGGGTGGTGGGTGGCTAGGGAACTGGGGTGGTGGGTGGCTGGGGAACTGGGGTGGTGGGTGGCTGGGGAACTGGGGTGGTGGGTGGCTGGGgaactggggtggctggggacctggggtggtgggtggctggggtactggggtggctggggaactggggtggtgggtggctggggtggctggggtggtgggtggctggggaactggggtggtgggtggcaggggacctggggtggtgggtggctggggtactggggtggctggggaacTGGGGTGGTGGGTGACTGGGGTGGTGGGTGGCTGGGGAACTGTGGTCGTGGGTGGCTGGGGAACTGGGGTCGTGGGTGGCTGGGGAACTGGGGTCGTGGGTGGCTGGGGAACTGGGGTTGTGGGTGGCTGGGGAACTGGGGTGGTGGGTGGCTGGGGACCTGGGGTGGTGGGTGGCTGGGGTACTGGGGTGGTGGGTGGCTGGGgtactggggtggctggggaactggggtggtgggtggctggggaactggggtggtgggtggctggggaactggggtggtgggtggctggggtactggggtggctggggaacTGGGGTGGTGGGTGGCTGGGGTGGTGGGTTGGGGAACTGGGGTCGTGGGTGGCTGGGGAACTGGGGTCGTGGGTGGCTGGGGAACTGGGGTTACTGGCTGGGGAACTGGAATTGGGTGGCTGGGGAACTGGGGTGGTGGGTGGCTGGGGAACTGGGGTGGTGGGTGGCTGGGGAACTGGGGTGGTGGGTGGCTGGGGAACTGGGGTGGTGGGTGGCTGGGGAACTGGGGTCGTGGGTGGCTGGGGTCGTGGGTGGCTGGGGAACTGGGTGGCTGGGGAACTGGGGTGGTGGGTGGCTGGGGAACTGGGGTCGTGGGTGGCTGGGGAACTGGGGTCGTGGGTGGCTGGGGAACTGGGGTGGTGGGTGGCTGGGGAACTGGGTGGCTGGGgaactggggtggctggggatACTACAGGATGCTACTGTACCTGTAGACTTTAGCCAGTTAGCATTGGCTTGCGAAATAGTGTCCTCTGCgtgcagtatgaaggaagttagccagtgttaacaggatactgtagttatactagtgttaacatttttttttactgtagtTATTAGTGTTAACAGGATTTACTGTTTTATACTAGTGTTCTTTTTTAACAggatactgtagttatactagtGTTAACAggatactgtagttatactagtGTTAACAggatactgtagttatactagtGTTAAGGGGTTAAAAggatactgtagttatactagtGTTAAGTTGACTCTCTTAGTTGGAATCATGTTGCGTGATTTTGAATATCATTAAGAATCAATCTGTTCCCGCCTGCTTTTACTCTAGAATTGGAATTAGAACTACAATAAGAACTATTTGGTTctgttccttctctcttcccctaggTGGTGGGTGGCCTTGACATACACAAAAAGATGGTGGTAGACGTGTGAGCATGTCCCtccgctcctctccctcccctcgctTTCTTCTCCATCGGTCTCTGAAGATCTGCTCAAGACGTCTGGCAAACACTTTGTGTATCAATGGAAGTATTCTCTCTCCTCGTGAAGCCACTTTTTATTCCCTAAACAAGCCACAAGCTTCGCGAAGCCAATTTAGTTGTGTTATTTAACTCCAATCTTCTCGATAACCTGAAGGACAGCTATTTTTTGTTTGTAAGAGCATCCCagtttgagggagggagggagggtaaaggTTGGCTTGATTATATTTtgtcaacatttttttttttgtaatgttattttttttaaatatttatttttgttCTGGTCTCTTTTTTTATAGACAAGTATATCTATAAATGTTTATTTAGTGGGGAAATGTGTCATTATCTGAGATGTTGCGTTTAAATAATATACTTGATTTGGTTTACAATTCAAAACGTAGGGTATAAAGTGCCAACCAGGACATATGGTATTGTTATCATTAAGTATCCACCATTGCGGTCAGTGATGGACTGGTCTGTGATGAGTCAAAACGCTCGCTGCAAGATCACAAATGGTTAGATGCTAATTTCATTTTCTAAAATAAACAGCAGTTTCTTTTGCACTATTTGACTCTTGAGCAGGTTGGATTAGATCAATTAAGACATTTGACTCTTGAGCAGGTTGGATTAGATCAATTAAGACATTTGACTCTTGAGCAGGTTGGATTAGATCAATTAAGACATTTGACTCTTGAGCAGGTTGGATTAGATCAATTAAGACATTTGACTCTTGAGCAGGTTGGATTAGATCAATTAATACATTTGACTCTTGAGCAGGTTGGATTAGATCAATTAAGACATTTGACTCTTGAGCAGGTTGGATTAGATCAATTAAGACATTTGACTCTTGAGCAGGTTGGATTAGATCAATTAAGACATTTGACTCTTGAGCAGGTTGGATTAGATCAATTAAGACATTTGACTCTTGAGCAGGTTGGATTAGATCAATTAAGCCATTTGACTCTTGAGCAGGTTGGATTAGATCAATTAAGACATTTGACTCTTGAGCAGGTTGGATTAGATCAATTAAGACATTTGACTCTTGAGCAGGTTGGATTAGATCAATTAAGACATTTGACTCTTGAGCAGGTTGGATTAGATCAATTAAGACATTTGACTCTTGAGCAGGTTGGATTAGATCAATTAAGACATTTGACTCTTGAGCAGGTTGGATTAGATCAATTAAGACATTTGACTCTTGAGCAGGTTGGATTAGATCAATTAAGACATTTGACTCTTGAGCAGGTTGGATTAGATCAATTAAGACATTTGACTCTTGAGCAGGTTGGATTAGATCAATTAAGCCATTTGACTCTTGAGCAGGTTGGATTAGATCAATTAAGACATTTGACTCTTGAGCAGGTTGGATTAGATCAATTAAGACATTTGACTCTTGAGCAGGTTGGATTAGATCAATTAAGACATTTGACTCTTGAGCAGGTTGGATTAGATCAATTAAGACATTTGACTCTTGAGCAGGTTGGATTAGATCAATTAAGACATTTGACTCTTGAGCAGGTTGGATTAGATCAATTAAGACATTTGACTCTTGAGCAGGTTGGATTAGATCAATTAAGACATTTGACTCTTGAGCAGGTTGGATTAGATCAATTAAGACATTTGACTCTTGAGCAGGTTGGATTAGATCAATTAAGACATTTGACTCTTGAGCAGGTTGGATTAGATCAATTAAGACATTTGACTCTTGAGCAGGTTGGATTAGATCAATTAAGACATTTGACTCTTGAGCAGGTTGGATTAGATCAATTAAGCTTCCGATCACATCAAACATACAATACCTGTTGGAAGTTTAGAGTGATGGTTTTATTATATGTTTATACTTTGAGATTATTATTCTAAGAGTAGAGATAGATGCCAAGAAAGTGATGTCTTGACGTCCTTATTTGTATTGGACTTACTTTAACGACACGTTTTTTACGTTGAACCATATGACAATCCCCCAATGCAAAGTaaatgggcggcaggtagcctagcagtcaGAGGCGAGCCAGCAACCGGAGGGTTGCTAGTTCGAATCCCGGGTCCGACGGGAAAAAAATCTGAAGGGAAGTGAGCTGGTAACCAGAGGGTTGCTGCTGGTGTCAAATCCTAGATGGCATAACCTGCCGTTGTACCCTTGAGCAAGACCCTTaacaccccccacagcaactgcTCCATGGGCGCCGTAGTATGGCAGCGTCCCCTgctctaacctgtgtgtgtgtgtgtgtcgggataAAGTCAAATGTTCTGTTGCACCTTGTGTACAATTGAACGAATAAAAGGATCTTGTACAGCTTGATCACTCAAGTTCAAAATAATAATCTCTTTAACATGGACCATCtatgtatttgtattttattatatCTTAAACTGAGGAATATCCTAAAATATCGAGATGAGAAAGATTTAATGAATGTCAGTGAGTTATTGAGGGAATATAGAATGTTATGGCATGTTATTGAGACTCAactgcaggcagcatagtaaCTGTATATTAGGTCAATGTTTGCTCAtcttagtagagagagaggctgcagCAGCCAATGTCAACCCCCCCCATCAATAGTGCATTTACAGTACAGGGTTATTTCTAATGCAACAACGGAGTTACTCGTAAACGTTTGACATGATCAATGGACATACGCTACATTTGAGAGTACATTAGAAAGTGAAGATTTAAGAACCGATCACGATCGCCTCATCGGTCCTCTCCCTCCCGTGGTATTCACAGTAGGGATAAGGTGAAATGGGCATCCCGAGAATATAATTGTAACAAAATGGCGGCGGGTTGTATTTTAATGATTTGATAGTTGGTTTGGAAACCATTGTTTTTAGTGAGACGTCTCAAATGCCTCCCtgcatagtgtactactttttaaccagggcccatagctcaGGTCAAAATGAGTGCATCATATAGGGAACTGTACAAGTGGCTTTTCTTGGGCCTCCTAAATTTGCATGAGGATTTTCCTTGTGCATGTAGATGATCCATTTAAATAATCCTCGTTAAAACACGTGAATAGTGAGGTCAGTAATAACGATATTTAATAATCTACTGGGAAACATATTGGATTTTGTCCGATCTTTGTTAAATGTTCACATTATGGAGCAGTAATCCAAACGAACTGAACTAAACTTTGTATTCCCCCCGGATCAGCGCGATGAGGATTCTATTCCTGTAAAAAGCTGGTCCCAAAGTCAACTGCCACTCACTGTACTCAACACGGTTTTGTATAGAAGCTTTCCATTCCGTTATCTATATAGTTCAGATTTTAATTCCACAAGTACtactttctctattttctttgaaGGGGACTCGGTGCTCTTTTAGTTTTGTGTGGAAACTGAAACGGTCAAGTTTGACTAATAGTTATTCTCCCCTTTCTCTGCATGGTGCATCTGATGCTGTGGGACTGTTGGAAACTTGATATTGTATgaaaattataaataaataaaataataaaacactTTGAAACATTTTAAGTACGAGTTGTGTGTTGTGATCACTTTGTTTCCCTGTTGTGTCGTGGGGTTTCTGGATCAATTTGGCACTTTACAGTCTCACATTAGGGTTTCTGCATTTTTATTTACATTAACTCAAATTTTCACTTTATGTGTAACAATTAATTGTTGGCCTCCAAATACTTTTAGGTTCAGATTTTATTTAAATCAAACTGAAATCCAGGGGCAAATCATTTACATGCAAATATCCCCTGTGGGAAGAGACATGCCAGTCCAGATGTCGAAGGCAGGTAGGCACTCCCCAGATCAATATGTCCAGCTTCAACAACAAAAGTCCTGGAAGATGTCAGGCAAGGGCCCACATCCAAAAAGTGTCtcaggagtggtgatctaggaccAGGTCCACCCATCCATATTACCGTAGGTTTAAAAAAAGGCAAAACCGGTCTTCGATCAGAATCTTGGTGAATACCTGACTTTCATCAGGTGACGAGAAAATAAATCCACGTGTGACTTTAGAATCTCTCTGCTGTCCTGCTGGCCACGACCCTGATGTTACCGTACACCTTAGAAGGGGGACTTCCTGTATGGGGAAATAGACATGTATAATATCAATAACatggtaccagtcaaaagtttgcacacctactcattcaagggtttttctttatttttttactattttctacactgcagaaaaaattgtgaagacatcaaaactatgtcgTAACGGGGAAAAAagtgttaacttctttgggatagggggcagcattttcacttttggatgaatagcgtacccagagtaaactgcctccgaCTCAGtaccagatgctaatatatgcatattagtagtagtattggatagaaaacactgaagtttctaaaactgtttgaatgatgtctgagtataacagaactcatatggcaggcaaaaacctgagaaaaaaatccaaatgggaaatctgaggtttgtagtttttgaactcagcccctatggaatacacagtgggatatgggtcattttgcacttcctaaggcttccactagatgccaaccgtctttagaacgctgtttcaggcttctactgtgaaggggggccgGGTGAGAGCTGTTTGAATAAGGGGTCTGGcagcagcctcgttctcagtcacacgcatttcacatgaggtagctctcgttccattgcttctccggttggaacattaggatgtttttatcataaatgttcaataaagattgattctatacttagtttagACAAGTTTGTACGACCTGTAATGTAAATTTTTGAGGTGACACctgcaatgcatttcaattaacaggtgtgcattgttaagttaatttgtggaatttctttccttaatgcgtttgagccaatcagttgttgtgaaaaggtaggggtggtatacagaagatggtcttttaccaaatatgactaagtccacattatggcaagaattaccaaatgattccatatgtgttacttcatagttttgatgtcgtcactattattctaaaatgtagaaaatagtaaaacaaagaaaaatcatgaaatgagtaggtgtccaaacttttgactggtactgtatataatatgctAATTAGCAGGTGTTTTTTTAACCTAAAGCCACACCCACACTATTCGTATGGGTgacccgggaatcgaacccacaatcctggtgttacaagcgccatgctctaacaacact
This DNA window, taken from Oncorhynchus nerka isolate Pitt River linkage group LG23, Oner_Uvic_2.0, whole genome shotgun sequence, encodes the following:
- the LOC115127376 gene encoding calcineurin subunit B type 1-like isoform X2 gives rise to the protein MAGAHKAQGNKLSSGTGTARAVCTTHIDMANNRFDADEIKRLGKRFKKLDLDNSGSLSVEEFMSLPELQQNPLVQRVIDIFDTDGNGEVDFKEFIEGVSQFSVKGDKESKLRFAFRIYDMDKDGYISNGELFQVLKMMVGNNLKDTQLQQIVDKTIINADKDGDGRISFEEFCLVVGGLDIHKKMVVDV
- the LOC115127376 gene encoding calcineurin subunit B type 1-like isoform X1, whose product is MGNEASYPLEMCSHFDADEIKRLGKRFKKLDLDNSGSLSVEEFMSLPELQQNPLVQRVIDIFDTDGNGEVDFKEFIEGVSQFSVKGDKESKLRFAFRIYDMDKDGYISNGELFQVLKMMVGNNLKDTQLQQIVDKTIINADKDGDGRISFEEFCLVVGGLDIHKKMVVDV